The proteins below are encoded in one region of Neisseria macacae ATCC 33926:
- the ruvX gene encoding Holliday junction resolvase RuvX encodes MHKAPAGTVLAFDFGEARIGVAQGDAELGLSHPLATVTGNSNDEKFNAIAKLIREWQPKHLVVGLPTHADGTEHELTRLSRKFGRRLHGRFNLPVYWVDERMSSLYAESLLAEAQVFGRKQKAVLDQVAAQAILQGFFDGGAAEYFNGREEGSEE; translated from the coding sequence ATGCATAAAGCACCGGCAGGGACGGTTTTGGCGTTTGATTTCGGCGAGGCGCGTATCGGCGTGGCGCAGGGCGATGCGGAGCTTGGCTTGTCGCATCCTTTGGCGACTGTTACCGGCAACAGCAACGACGAGAAATTCAACGCCATCGCCAAGCTGATACGGGAATGGCAGCCCAAGCATCTGGTCGTCGGACTGCCGACCCACGCCGACGGTACGGAACACGAGTTGACCCGCCTTAGCCGAAAATTCGGCCGCCGCCTGCACGGGCGTTTCAACCTGCCCGTATATTGGGTGGATGAACGGATGTCCTCGCTATATGCGGAAAGCCTGCTTGCCGAAGCGCAGGTATTCGGGCGCAAACAGAAGGCGGTACTCGACCAAGTGGCGGCGCAAGCGATTTTGCAGGGCTTTTTCGACGGCGGCGCGGCAGAGTATTTCAACGGCAGGGAAGAAGGTTCGGAAGAATAA
- a CDS encoding PoNe immunity protein domain-containing protein, with translation MNETEKIPFHEKRRQHFLSEEKYQKEKNGYLSNLKFWGNNWQKSILESKHLFRYKFSEVFDYLRICYTAGESISLLSPMLDKIVSTLEVSTKFWQQNKAELNEIGYYTSPMPWFYVEYYLNTLHLIALCHLLQREDLLPRLLEVILANAEDGLEPDSTIEDFFYYRFKDRPDPDYVQMNDHAVLISDAIREKDKAEKLDILNAYLKDWYRKMVGMNDLEYQSHLDPEQNGYCGYWAFEVAAIAYLDDLDDTELRQSPYYPKDMVDWAREQKRKREGKGQAD, from the coding sequence ATGAACGAAACCGAGAAAATTCCTTTTCATGAAAAGCGTAGGCAGCATTTTTTGAGTGAGGAAAAATATCAGAAAGAGAAAAATGGATATTTATCTAATTTAAAATTTTGGGGTAATAATTGGCAGAAAAGTATTTTAGAATCAAAACATCTATTTCGCTATAAATTTTCCGAAGTATTTGATTATTTGAGAATATGCTATACAGCGGGCGAGTCGATTTCCCTTTTGTCTCCTATGCTGGACAAGATTGTCTCTACATTAGAAGTTTCCACCAAATTCTGGCAGCAAAACAAAGCCGAATTAAACGAAATCGGCTACTACACCAGCCCGATGCCGTGGTTTTATGTCGAATACTATCTTAACACTCTGCACCTCATTGCGCTGTGCCACCTTCTGCAACGCGAAGACCTGCTCCCGCGCCTACTCGAAGTCATCCTTGCCAATGCAGAAGATGGACTTGAGCCTGATTCAACCATTGAAGATTTCTTCTACTACCGCTTCAAAGACCGTCCCGACCCCGATTATGTCCAAATGAACGACCATGCCGTTTTGATTTCGGATGCCATCCGCGAAAAAGATAAGGCTGAAAAACTCGACATTCTCAACGCCTACCTCAAAGACTGGTATCGCAAAATGGTCGGTATGAACGACCTCGAATACCAGTCCCATCTTGACCCCGAGCAAAACGGTTATTGCGGTTACTGGGCTTTTGAAGTTGCCGCCATCGCTTATCTTGACGATTTGGACGATACCGAATTGCGCCAATCTCCTTATTACCCCAAAGATATGGTTGATTGGGCGAGGGAGCAGAAACGCAAGCGTGAAGGAAAAGGTCAAGCTGATTAG
- a CDS encoding YqgE/AlgH family protein, with product MNLTDHFLIAMPDMDDPFFENSVIYVCEHNEEGALGIIINKPSPITMDMIFAATDRNIPLRMQHEHVMMGGPVQIDRGYVVHTPVGNWQNSMIVSDDIALTSSRDVIENLSRQGAVDKILISIGYSSWSKGQLERELADNVWLTVKADEHILFDMPYEHRYAAAFAKLGIQPDALVCGAGHA from the coding sequence ATGAACCTAACCGACCATTTCCTGATTGCTATGCCCGATATGGACGACCCGTTTTTCGAAAATTCGGTGATTTATGTGTGCGAACACAACGAAGAGGGCGCGTTGGGCATCATCATCAACAAACCGTCGCCGATTACGATGGACATGATTTTTGCGGCAACCGACCGCAATATTCCTTTGCGGATGCAGCACGAACACGTCATGATGGGCGGGCCGGTACAGATTGACCGCGGCTATGTCGTGCATACGCCGGTGGGCAACTGGCAAAACAGTATGATTGTTTCAGACGACATTGCGCTGACGTCTTCGCGCGATGTGATTGAAAACTTATCGCGTCAGGGTGCGGTGGACAAGATTTTAATCAGCATAGGCTATTCGAGCTGGAGCAAAGGGCAGCTTGAACGCGAGCTGGCGGACAATGTCTGGCTGACGGTGAAGGCGGACGAGCATATTTTGTTCGATATGCCTTACGAACACCGCTACGCCGCCGCGTTTGCCAAGCTGGGCATCCAGCCCGATGCGCTTGTCTGTGGAGCCGGTCATGCATAA
- a CDS encoding TonB-dependent siderophore receptor — MPLSKFRPARLPVAVAAALLSAYSLGAGDGVEQVDLPTVQVRGVGKQTTSNYTIPASSAATGIRLTQRETPQSLSVVTEKQMDDQGLDTLQDVLKQTPGVFHSKMGNNVSGHSEFISRSQAIDSISVDGAPKFLYDGKAIRRGTNNLDSALYEQVVVVRGASGLSNGGMGEPGGTVALERKKPTAKPAVSVEAGVGSWKHYRFVLDANHPLNADNTLRGRVILVSDHGGDYLPNTSRHNHTFYGILSYDLTPQTHWRLGTEIHRFRNTGSSPFSYLTVAGNPRNNQPFKPFAASPRSNSSAKWAYGKENSAEIFTSINHEFENGWALNGNYSHTYGKSDAVSGMAGPFTIYPDYSAVFVAERDQAKYTDQDFSLNLDGDYPLLGRKHEFNAGISYQYNKETPSYYEENEDGIVPDLRLFDGNFTKPAIPYIRDGFAHMKNLSVYGSTRFKLTDRLALIGGGRFVDWQYRYSSDRNNFADSRHKNKVFIPYLGASYDLNDNLTAYTSYTTIFRPQPRYLDRNGKPLEPQRGKTYELGLKASWFEDRLNASAAAFINKRDHLGKEIRDDEHQRIYYESVNNTTTKGVELSVGGRLSDKWLINASYAYSKLKNDSGNLVNPSYPTHLFKLFTAYDVTDRLNLGANVNWQSGTNAVSDEYQPLTAAGKEALTQRPYATLDLTAHYKIGKSTRIGLDFENVFNKRYRPMPDIHVYGTPRSLTATLKHTF, encoded by the coding sequence ATGCCATTATCTAAATTTCGTCCGGCGCGTTTGCCGGTTGCTGTTGCTGCGGCACTTTTATCTGCTTACTCCTTAGGTGCAGGGGATGGGGTTGAGCAGGTTGATTTGCCTACTGTCCAAGTACGGGGCGTCGGCAAACAGACAACCTCCAACTACACCATTCCGGCTTCCTCCGCTGCGACAGGCATCCGCCTGACCCAGCGCGAAACGCCGCAGTCTTTGTCCGTCGTTACCGAAAAACAAATGGACGATCAAGGTTTGGATACCTTGCAGGACGTGTTGAAACAAACACCGGGCGTGTTCCACAGCAAAATGGGCAACAACGTTTCCGGACACAGCGAGTTTATTTCGCGCAGTCAGGCGATTGACAGCATTTCTGTGGACGGCGCGCCCAAGTTCCTTTACGACGGTAAAGCCATCCGCCGCGGCACCAACAATCTGGACAGCGCATTGTACGAACAAGTCGTCGTCGTACGCGGCGCAAGCGGTTTGTCCAACGGCGGTATGGGCGAACCGGGCGGTACGGTTGCTTTGGAACGCAAAAAACCGACTGCCAAACCTGCTGTCAGCGTGGAAGCCGGTGTCGGTTCTTGGAAACACTACCGTTTCGTCCTTGATGCTAATCACCCTTTAAATGCCGATAATACCTTGCGCGGCCGCGTCATTTTGGTCAGCGACCACGGCGGCGATTACCTGCCGAACACATCGCGCCACAATCACACTTTCTACGGCATTCTGTCTTACGACCTCACGCCGCAAACCCACTGGCGCCTCGGTACGGAAATACACCGTTTCCGCAATACCGGCAGCTCGCCTTTCAGCTATCTGACCGTAGCGGGAAACCCTAGAAACAATCAACCTTTCAAACCGTTTGCAGCCTCACCGCGCAGTAATTCCTCGGCAAAATGGGCTTACGGTAAAGAAAACAGTGCGGAAATCTTCACCTCTATCAATCATGAGTTTGAAAACGGTTGGGCTCTGAACGGCAACTACAGCCATACTTATGGGAAAAGTGATGCAGTTTCCGGCATGGCTGGTCCTTTTACCATTTATCCGGACTATTCCGCTGTATTTGTTGCCGAGCGCGACCAAGCCAAGTACACCGACCAAGATTTTTCTCTGAATTTGGACGGCGATTACCCGCTTTTGGGACGCAAACATGAATTCAATGCCGGCATCAGCTATCAGTACAATAAGGAAACTCCTTCATATTACGAAGAAAATGAAGATGGGATTGTCCCTGATTTGCGCCTTTTTGACGGAAATTTCACAAAACCGGCCATACCCTACATTCGTGACGGCTTTGCCCATATGAAAAACCTCTCTGTTTACGGTTCGACCCGTTTCAAACTGACCGATAGGCTGGCATTGATAGGCGGCGGACGGTTTGTCGATTGGCAATACCGCTACAGTTCCGATCGCAACAATTTTGCCGACAGCAGGCATAAAAACAAGGTATTTATCCCCTATTTGGGCGCAAGTTATGATTTAAACGACAATCTGACAGCCTACACCTCCTATACCACCATATTCCGCCCGCAACCGCGCTATTTGGATCGAAACGGCAAACCGCTCGAACCGCAACGCGGCAAAACATATGAACTCGGCTTAAAAGCCTCGTGGTTTGAAGACCGTTTGAACGCTTCTGCGGCTGCATTTATCAATAAACGCGACCATTTGGGGAAAGAAATTCGCGATGATGAACATCAACGTATTTACTATGAATCTGTTAACAACACAACGACCAAAGGCGTGGAATTGTCCGTCGGCGGACGCTTGAGCGACAAATGGCTGATCAATGCTTCTTATGCGTACTCCAAACTCAAAAACGATTCGGGCAATTTGGTCAACCCTTCTTATCCTACCCACCTTTTCAAACTCTTTACTGCGTATGACGTTACCGATCGCCTAAACTTGGGTGCAAACGTCAACTGGCAAAGCGGTACAAACGCAGTATCTGATGAATACCAGCCCCTCACCGCTGCCGGTAAAGAAGCCTTGACCCAACGCCCATACGCCACGCTAGACTTGACCGCGCATTACAAAATCGGCAAATCCACCCGCATCGGTTTGGATTTTGAAAACGTGTTCAACAAACGCTACCGCCCCATGCCCGACATCCACGTTTACGGCACGCCGCGCAGCCTGACCGCTACGTTGAAACACACGTTCTAA
- a CDS encoding DUF2868 domain-containing protein yields the protein MLNPSRKLAELVRILEEGGYIFAGDPVQATEALRHVEGGVEGKIIRRAEMIDRDRGLRHTLEQVRTGSFWLWVVAATMMFSGGFSGTYLLMDSQGLNFFLILAGVLGMNTLMLAVWLATLFLRVKVGRFFSSPATWFRGKDPVNQAVFRLYANEWRQPSARWITGATSHSLWLCTLSGMLVSVLLLLLVRQYTFNWESTLLTNAASVRAVEMLAWLPSKLGFPAPDARAVVEGRLNGNIADARAWSGLLVGSIACYGILPRLLAWAVCKIFLKTSQSKLDLEKPYYQAVIRRWQNKIVDADTRRETVSAVSPKITLNDAPKWAVMLETEWHEGTWFAGRLAQEWLDKGVAANREEVADLEAELKQKPAQLLIGVRAETVPDRGVLRQIVRLSEAAQGGAVVQLLTERALSDDLSETLDHWRNALAECDVAWLEPDKAAQEGRLKSQ from the coding sequence ATGTTGAACCCATCCCGAAAACTCGCCGAACTTGTCCGTATTTTGGAAGAGGGCGGCTATATTTTTGCCGGCGATCCCGTGCAGGCGACGGAGGCGTTGCGGCATGTCGAGGGCGGCGTGGAAGGAAAAATCATCCGCCGCGCGGAGATGATAGACAGAGACCGCGGGCTTCGGCATACCTTGGAACAAGTGCGGACCGGGTCGTTTTGGCTGTGGGTCGTGGCGGCGACAATGATGTTTAGCGGCGGCTTTTCCGGCACTTACCTTCTGATGGACAGCCAAGGGCTGAATTTTTTCCTGATTTTGGCGGGCGTGTTGGGCATGAATACGCTGATGTTGGCGGTATGGTTGGCAACGCTGTTCCTGCGCGTGAAAGTGGGGCGGTTTTTCAGCAGTCCCGCGACGTGGTTTCGGGGTAAAGACCCCGTCAATCAGGCGGTGTTTCGGCTGTATGCGAACGAATGGCGGCAGCCTTCGGCGCGTTGGATTACTGGCGCGACTTCGCACAGTCTATGGCTCTGCACCTTGAGCGGGATGCTGGTATCGGTATTGCTGCTGCTTTTGGTGCGCCAATATACGTTCAACTGGGAAAGCACGCTGTTGACCAATGCCGCTTCGGTACGCGCGGTGGAGATGCTGGCGTGGCTGCCGTCGAAACTCGGCTTCCCCGCCCCTGATGCGCGGGCGGTGGTCGAAGGTCGTCTGAACGGCAACATTGCCGATGCGCGCGCGTGGTCGGGCTTGTTGGTCGGCAGCATTGCCTGCTACGGCATCCTGCCGCGCCTGCTGGCTTGGGCGGTGTGCAAAATCTTTTTAAAAACAAGCCAAAGCAAGCTGGATTTGGAGAAGCCTTATTATCAGGCGGTTATCCGCCGTTGGCAGAACAAAATCGTCGATGCGGACACGCGTCGGGAAACCGTATCCGCCGTTTCCCCGAAAATCACCTTAAACGACGCGCCCAAGTGGGCAGTCATGTTGGAAACCGAATGGCACGAAGGCACATGGTTTGCGGGCAGGCTGGCGCAGGAATGGCTGGATAAAGGCGTGGCGGCGAATCGTGAAGAAGTTGCCGATTTAGAGGCGGAATTGAAACAGAAACCCGCCCAGCTCCTCATCGGCGTGCGCGCGGAAACCGTCCCCGACCGCGGCGTGTTGCGGCAGATTGTCCGGCTTTCGGAAGCGGCGCAGGGCGGGGCGGTGGTACAGCTTTTGACGGAACGGGCGCTTTCAGACGACCTGTCCGAAACATTGGACCACTGGCGCAACGCGCTGGCAGAGTGCGACGTGGCATGGCTGGAACCTGACAAGGCGGCGCAGGAAGGTCGTCTGAAAAGCCAATAA
- a CDS encoding DUF1304 domain-containing protein gives MKLLSTLLVLLVAAEHFYIAWLEMTQIPSEKAAEMFKLPYEFMEQKRVQTLFSNQGLYNGFLGIGLVWSRFAAPNNAVYGATILFLGFVLIAAAWGAFSSGNKGILVKQGLPAMLAAAAVLAV, from the coding sequence ATGAAACTCCTTTCCACCCTCTTAGTCCTCCTCGTCGCCGCCGAACATTTCTACATCGCCTGGCTTGAAATGACGCAGATTCCCAGCGAAAAGGCGGCGGAAATGTTCAAGCTGCCTTATGAATTTATGGAACAAAAGCGCGTGCAGACCCTGTTCAGCAACCAAGGGCTGTATAACGGCTTTCTCGGCATCGGGCTGGTGTGGTCGCGGTTTGCCGCGCCGAACAATGCCGTTTACGGCGCGACGATTCTGTTTCTCGGCTTCGTTTTGATTGCCGCCGCATGGGGCGCGTTCTCTTCCGGCAACAAAGGCATACTCGTCAAACAAGGCCTGCCCGCGATGCTGGCAGCGGCGGCGGTGTTGGCGGTATGA
- a CDS encoding DUF3482 domain-containing protein: MNNQPLSLAVVGHTNTGKTSLLRTLLRDSGFGEVKNAPSTTRHVEEAAITDGTDTLLYLYDTPGLEDAGGVLDWLETNTDTRADGIERLQKFLDSHGAHHDFNQEAKVLRQLLQSDMALYVIDAREPVLDKYRDELTILSWCAKPVMPVFNFTGGQLPEAWTTMLARRNLHVFAGFDTVAFDFEGELNLWNKLATMLPQHDIIDRLTASRRREWTRLNKEARHEIAGFLLDVAAFTQEIDENDDPAPVLQTMQAEIRQLERQMQQRLFALYRFYHSEIDGGDWVPKAFHQDPFDSELLKQYGIRTGTGAATGALIGLGLDIATLGGSLGLGTAIGGFLGGILPNTRTISDKLTGRQTLHTDPETLTLLAARALDLLHILQTRGHAAQSQVELHSRKAPWTPDKLPSELNKARSRWKWSSLNTHLPETSRAEREEYTESLSRKLGG; this comes from the coding sequence ATGAACAACCAACCCCTTTCCCTCGCCGTCGTCGGGCACACCAATACCGGCAAAACCTCGCTCCTGCGCACCCTGTTGCGCGATAGCGGGTTCGGCGAAGTCAAAAACGCCCCGTCCACCACGCGCCATGTCGAAGAAGCCGCGATTACCGACGGCACCGACACGCTGCTGTACCTGTACGATACGCCCGGACTCGAAGACGCGGGCGGCGTTTTGGATTGGCTGGAAACCAACACGGACACACGCGCCGACGGCATCGAGCGGCTGCAAAAGTTCCTCGACAGCCACGGCGCGCATCACGATTTCAACCAAGAAGCCAAAGTGCTGCGGCAGCTTCTGCAAAGCGACATGGCGTTGTACGTCATCGACGCGCGCGAACCCGTCCTCGACAAATATCGGGACGAATTGACCATTCTTTCATGGTGCGCCAAACCGGTCATGCCCGTGTTCAACTTTACCGGCGGACAGCTTCCTGAAGCGTGGACAACCATGTTGGCGCGTCGCAATCTCCACGTTTTCGCAGGGTTCGACACTGTCGCTTTCGATTTTGAAGGCGAATTGAACCTTTGGAACAAGCTCGCCACCATGCTGCCGCAACACGACATCATCGACCGTCTGACCGCTTCCCGCCGCCGCGAATGGACGCGTCTGAACAAAGAAGCGCGGCACGAAATCGCAGGTTTCCTGCTCGATGTGGCAGCCTTCACGCAGGAAATCGACGAAAACGACGACCCCGCGCCCGTCCTGCAAACCATGCAGGCAGAAATACGTCAGCTCGAACGACAGATGCAGCAGCGGCTGTTTGCCCTCTACCGCTTCTACCACAGCGAAATCGACGGCGGCGACTGGGTGCCCAAAGCCTTCCATCAAGACCCGTTCGACAGTGAATTGCTCAAGCAATACGGCATCCGTACCGGCACCGGCGCGGCAACAGGCGCACTCATCGGCTTGGGGCTGGACATCGCCACGCTCGGCGGTTCGCTCGGCTTGGGGACGGCAATCGGCGGCTTTTTGGGCGGCATCCTGCCCAATACCCGCACCATTTCCGACAAGCTCACCGGCCGCCAAACCCTGCACACCGACCCCGAAACCCTGACCCTGCTTGCCGCCCGCGCCCTCGATTTGCTCCACATCCTGCAAACGCGCGGCCATGCGGCGCAATCGCAGGTCGAGTTGCACAGCCGCAAAGCGCCCTGGACGCCGGACAAACTCCCGTCCGAACTTAACAAAGCGCGCAGCAGGTGGAAATGGTCGTCGCTCAACACCCACCTCCCCGAAACCAGCCGCGCCGAACGCGAGGAATATACGGAAAGTTTGAGTAGGAAATTGGGCGGGTAG
- a CDS encoding IS3 family transposase — protein MLYARKGRLPKGVKSPQPKADRKGQSQTVQTLRAQHPLKYLLHIANLPKSSFYYHHQDRPNPDEADKALLVETYRRHKGRYGQRRIAATLDWNRKKAARLMRQLELKALIRAKKAYRHPAMGEISENLLKRRFKARKPNEKWLTDVTELKGKDGKLYLSPILDLFNREIVAYAMSRRADSEMVKEMLEKAAPRLTAKGTMLHSDQGVLYRTSGYRELLAEYSMVQSMSRKANCWDNAPMESFFAVLKTECFYNAGELTVDELMKQIDDYMDYYNRERCSLKLKKLSPVAYRTQLAQSA, from the coding sequence GTGCTATATGCGCGCAAAGGTCGCCTACCTAAAGGAGTTAAAAGCCCTCAGCCAAAAGCGGACCGCAAAGGACAAAGCCAAACCGTCCAAACACTGAGGGCGCAACACCCGCTCAAATACCTGCTGCACATCGCAAACCTGCCCAAAAGCAGCTTTTACTACCATCACCAAGACCGACCCAATCCCGACGAAGCCGACAAAGCCCTCCTTGTCGAAACCTACCGGCGGCATAAAGGACGCTACGGGCAAAGGCGCATTGCCGCAACATTGGATTGGAACCGCAAAAAAGCGGCGCGGTTGATGAGGCAGTTGGAACTGAAAGCCCTCATACGGGCGAAAAAAGCCTACCGCCATCCCGCCATGGGCGAAATATCGGAAAACCTCCTCAAACGCCGGTTCAAAGCCCGAAAGCCCAACGAAAAATGGCTGACCGACGTTACCGAACTCAAAGGGAAGGACGGCAAACTGTACCTCTCGCCAATCTTGGACTTGTTCAACCGCGAGATCGTCGCCTACGCCATGAGCCGCAGAGCCGACAGCGAAATGGTGAAGGAAATGCTCGAAAAAGCCGCCCCCCGTCTGACTGCTAAAGGAACGATGCTGCATTCGGACCAAGGCGTGCTGTACCGTACGTCGGGATATAGGGAATTGCTTGCGGAGTATTCCATGGTTCAAAGCATGTCGCGAAAGGCGAACTGTTGGGACAATGCGCCGATGGAAAGCTTCTTTGCGGTGTTGAAGACGGAGTGTTTCTATAACGCAGGTGAATTGACGGTAGATGAATTGATGAAGCAGATAGATGACTATATGGATTACTACAACCGGGAGCGTTGCAGTTTGAAATTGAAAAAGCTGAGTCCTGTCGCATACAGAACCCAGCTTGCACAGAGCGCCTGA
- the queD gene encoding 6-carboxytetrahydropterin synthase QueD: MKITKIFTFDSSHMLDGHDGKCQNLHGHTYKLEITVSDDPIRGGAKDGMVMDFTDLKAIVKKHITDPFDHAFIYHGGNGRECQIAALLEGWNMKTLCLPCRTTAENMAVEMYDRLKNAGLKVCSVKLWETPTSCAEYEGE, encoded by the coding sequence ATGAAAATTACCAAGATATTCACCTTCGACTCCTCACATATGCTTGACGGGCATGACGGCAAATGCCAAAACCTGCACGGGCATACCTACAAACTCGAAATCACCGTTTCAGACGACCCCATACGGGGTGGCGCGAAAGACGGCATGGTGATGGATTTTACCGACCTCAAAGCCATTGTGAAAAAACATATTACCGACCCTTTCGACCACGCGTTTATCTACCACGGCGGCAACGGCCGCGAATGCCAAATCGCCGCGCTCTTGGAGGGCTGGAATATGAAAACCCTGTGCCTGCCCTGCCGCACCACTGCCGAAAATATGGCGGTCGAAATGTATGACCGTTTGAAAAACGCGGGGCTGAAAGTGTGCAGCGTGAAATTGTGGGAAACGCCGACATCGTGTGCGGAGTATGAAGGGGAGTAG
- a CDS encoding 7-carboxy-7-deazaguanine synthase QueE, with protein sequence MKKISVAPENPQYRIVEIFESLQGEGWNTGMPAVFVRLGKCNLACGWCDTDYLKFGMMSLSDILGRLKTYTARNIIITGGEPTIQPHLDTLLDALKAEGYFLCIETNGLKPAPPQIDYVATSPKACYAAKYETNCIAEANEVRIVADGDVVAFCENMERKIRARHYYLSPCEQNGVMNIYDTIRQIGLLNSRPDAPVHWQLSVQTHKWAGIE encoded by the coding sequence ATGAAAAAAATCAGTGTCGCCCCCGAAAATCCGCAATACCGCATCGTTGAAATTTTCGAGAGCCTGCAAGGCGAGGGCTGGAACACGGGTATGCCTGCCGTTTTCGTCCGCTTGGGCAAATGCAATCTGGCGTGCGGCTGGTGTGATACCGATTATTTGAAATTCGGCATGATGAGCCTGTCCGACATCTTAGGTCGTCTGAAAACCTACACTGCGCGCAATATCATCATCACCGGCGGCGAGCCGACCATCCAGCCGCATCTCGATACGCTGTTGGACGCGCTCAAGGCAGAAGGCTATTTCCTCTGTATCGAAACCAACGGACTCAAGCCCGCGCCGCCGCAAATCGACTACGTCGCCACCAGCCCCAAAGCCTGCTACGCCGCCAAATATGAAACCAACTGCATCGCCGAGGCCAACGAAGTACGCATCGTGGCGGACGGCGATGTCGTTGCGTTCTGCGAAAACATGGAACGCAAAATCCGTGCGCGCCATTACTACCTTTCGCCCTGCGAACAAAACGGCGTGATGAACATTTACGACACCATCCGCCAAATCGGTCTCTTAAACAGCCGCCCCGACGCGCCCGTGCATTGGCAGTTGAGCGTGCAGACGCACAAATGGGCGGGGATAGAGTAG
- a CDS encoding DUF1543 domain-containing protein → MPKLYMFYLGGNAGRSNIEVHDIQFAVCDDYREAIPALKAAWFGDADKIHIDGWQVVEWVDGYDVDVSDHAEPQGSSENVPHLYFVNVGGYRAGQLAEAHAFGLFVAATPAEAKHKALQTLLTDHIQQHKDNLKDVDNLLRLDRIGNHTIRLTPNPHGKPAEIGFQGYLPI, encoded by the coding sequence ATGCCCAAACTTTATATGTTCTATCTCGGCGGTAACGCAGGCCGCTCCAATATCGAAGTGCACGACATCCAATTTGCCGTGTGCGACGACTACCGCGAAGCCATCCCTGCGCTCAAAGCCGCATGGTTCGGCGATGCGGACAAAATCCACATCGACGGCTGGCAGGTTGTCGAATGGGTGGACGGTTACGATGTCGATGTATCCGACCACGCCGAGCCGCAGGGGTCGTCTGAAAACGTCCCGCACCTGTATTTCGTCAATGTCGGCGGTTATCGCGCGGGACAGCTTGCCGAGGCGCACGCTTTCGGACTGTTCGTTGCTGCCACGCCCGCCGAAGCCAAACACAAAGCCCTGCAAACCCTGTTGACTGACCATATCCAGCAGCATAAAGACAACTTAAAAGACGTGGACAACCTGCTCCGGCTCGACCGCATCGGCAATCACACCATCCGCCTGACCCCGAATCCGCACGGTAAGCCTGCCGAAATCGGCTTTCAGGGCTATTTACCGATTTAA
- a CDS encoding helix-turn-helix domain-containing protein has translation MSKYTLHFKYQAVLHYLHIRSQQRTADHYGISRTHLRRWIRAYQEGGIGALEHPQSKTMPQHRKNPFIADKPDQEKTQAELIEELCYMRAKVAYLKELKALSQKRTAKDKAKPSKH, from the coding sequence ATGAGCAAATATACATTACACTTCAAATACCAAGCCGTACTCCACTACCTGCATATACGCAGCCAACAACGTACCGCAGACCACTACGGCATTTCCCGAACCCACCTGAGACGATGGATACGCGCCTATCAAGAAGGCGGCATCGGCGCACTCGAACATCCCCAATCCAAAACCATGCCCCAACACCGCAAAAACCCCTTCATCGCAGATAAACCCGACCAAGAAAAAACACAGGCAGAGCTTATCGAAGAGTTGTGCTATATGCGCGCAAAGGTCGCCTACCTAAAGGAGTTAAAAGCCCTCAGCCAAAAGCGGACCGCAAAGGACAAAGCCAAACCGTCCAAACACTGA
- a CDS encoding CreA family protein, with product MNKIILPALCALLLASCGNDTDKIGRASTVFHMLGKNDRIEVEGFDDPDVQGVACYISYAKKGGLKETVNLEEDASDASVSCVQTAEVIRYNEQAVVKPREVFKRSASLAFKSQQIIRYYDPKRKAFAYLVYSDKIVQGSPKNSLSAVSCFGGAKADAQQVAGGMEGKQIYGACVVDAPVPNK from the coding sequence ATGAATAAAATTATTCTGCCTGCGCTTTGCGCCCTGCTTCTTGCTTCCTGCGGTAACGATACCGACAAAATCGGACGTGCCAGCACGGTTTTTCATATGCTGGGGAAAAATGACCGTATTGAAGTCGAGGGGTTTGATGATCCTGATGTGCAAGGGGTTGCCTGTTATATTTCTTATGCGAAAAAAGGCGGTTTGAAAGAGACGGTGAATTTGGAGGAAGATGCGAGCGATGCTTCCGTGTCGTGCGTGCAGACGGCGGAGGTCATCCGTTACAACGAGCAAGCCGTCGTCAAGCCGAGGGAAGTGTTTAAGCGCAGCGCGAGTTTGGCGTTCAAGAGCCAGCAGATTATCCGTTATTACGATCCTAAACGTAAGGCGTTTGCGTATTTGGTTTACAGCGACAAAATCGTTCAGGGTTCGCCGAAGAACTCTTTGAGCGCGGTGTCGTGCTTTGGCGGTGCTAAAGCGGATGCGCAGCAAGTTGCCGGCGGTATGGAAGGCAAACAGATTTACGGTGCGTGCGTCGTGGATGCGCCTGTGCCGAACAAGTAA